One genomic region from Nocardia vinacea encodes:
- a CDS encoding CaiB/BaiF CoA-transferase family protein — translation MRRPLEDITVVAVEQAVAAPFASRQLADLGARVIKIERPGGGDFARRYDQTVHGESSYFVWLNRGKESVELDVKDPADRRLLDAMIARADVFVQNLVPGAAERLGLDAETLRAARPELIHCSISGYGPDGPYRSKKAYDLLLQCETGLVMSTGTPEVPAKAGFSIADIATGMYAYSGILTALYDRARTGVGASLHVAMIDALGEWMSQPAYFSRYGDEPPRRTAAKHPSISPYGPFRTADGTVFLGIQNEREWTALCDVVLKRTDLIEDPRFATNTDRVTHDGELTVLLEQVFAAFGTDEVIELLEQAGIANARLRTPAEFTEHPQLAARDRWRPVDTPGGVMQAMLPPVVGGWEPAMGAVPRLGRHTAALRAEFASVEHVSKESPA, via the coding sequence ATGCGCCGCCCTCTCGAAGACATCACCGTCGTCGCGGTCGAACAGGCCGTTGCCGCGCCGTTCGCGAGCCGTCAGCTCGCCGATCTCGGTGCCCGCGTGATCAAGATCGAACGCCCTGGTGGCGGCGATTTCGCCCGACGCTACGACCAAACCGTCCACGGGGAGTCGAGCTATTTCGTGTGGCTCAATCGGGGCAAGGAGAGCGTCGAACTCGACGTCAAGGATCCAGCCGACCGCCGGCTGCTCGATGCGATGATCGCCCGGGCCGATGTATTCGTGCAGAACCTGGTCCCCGGTGCCGCCGAACGGCTCGGACTCGACGCCGAAACGCTGCGCGCGGCCCGGCCCGAGCTGATCCACTGCTCGATCTCCGGCTACGGCCCCGACGGTCCGTATCGGTCGAAGAAGGCCTACGACCTGTTGCTGCAATGCGAGACCGGGCTCGTGATGTCAACGGGCACACCGGAAGTGCCCGCCAAAGCGGGCTTCTCGATTGCCGATATCGCCACGGGTATGTATGCCTACAGCGGCATCCTCACCGCGCTCTACGACCGGGCGCGCACCGGTGTCGGGGCGAGTCTGCACGTCGCGATGATCGATGCGCTCGGGGAGTGGATGAGCCAGCCCGCCTATTTCTCCCGCTACGGCGACGAACCACCGCGCCGCACTGCGGCGAAACATCCATCGATCTCGCCGTACGGTCCGTTCCGCACCGCCGACGGCACCGTATTCCTCGGTATCCAGAACGAGCGCGAGTGGACTGCGCTGTGCGACGTGGTGCTGAAACGCACCGACCTGATCGAGGATCCACGGTTCGCGACCAATACCGATCGGGTGACACACGACGGCGAGTTGACCGTGCTGCTGGAGCAGGTATTTGCGGCATTCGGCACTGATGAGGTCATCGAGCTGCTGGAACAAGCCGGTATCGCGAATGCGCGGTTGCGCACACCAGCCGAGTTCACCGAGCATCCGCAGCTCGCGGCCCGCGATCGTTGGCGGCCGGTGGATACACCCGGTGGGGTGATGCAGGCCATGCTGCCGCCGGTGGTGGGCGGCTGGGAACCGGCGATGGGAGCGGTGCCTCGGCTGGGTCGGCACACCGCGGCCTTGCGCGCGGAATTCGCATCGGTAGAACATGTTTCGAAGGAGTCGCCGGCATGA
- a CDS encoding acyl-CoA dehydrogenase family protein encodes MDELNEEETAIVAVVRDFVDREVKPVAQELDHTNTYPEKLIDQMKQLGIYGLAIPEPWGAAKVSTPCYAAVTEELSRGWMSLAGAMGGHTVVAKLLLDYGTQEQKDRYLARMATGELRATMALTEPGGGSDLQAMRTTARRVGEEYIVNGSKTWISNARRSDLVALLCKTDPAAEPAHRGISILLVEKGPGFTVSRDLPKLGYKGVESCELTFDDMRVPASALLGGVEGAGFAQMMRGLEIGRIQVASRALGVGRAALEDSIRYAQQRESFGKPIWQHQSVGNYLADMATKLTAARQLVQYAARRYDSGERADMEAGMAKLFASETAMEIALNAVRVHGGYGYSTEFDVERYFRDAPLMIVGEGTNEIQRGVIARQLISRNRIN; translated from the coding sequence GTGGACGAGCTCAACGAGGAAGAAACCGCGATCGTCGCAGTGGTGCGTGACTTCGTGGACCGGGAGGTCAAACCAGTCGCGCAGGAGCTCGACCACACGAACACCTACCCGGAGAAGCTGATCGACCAGATGAAACAGCTCGGGATCTACGGGCTGGCCATCCCGGAACCGTGGGGCGCGGCCAAGGTGTCCACACCGTGCTACGCCGCCGTCACCGAGGAGCTCTCGCGCGGCTGGATGAGCCTGGCGGGGGCGATGGGCGGTCACACGGTGGTCGCAAAACTGTTGCTGGACTACGGAACTCAGGAGCAGAAGGACCGTTACCTGGCTCGGATGGCGACCGGCGAGCTGCGCGCGACCATGGCGCTGACCGAACCGGGCGGCGGATCGGATCTGCAGGCGATGCGCACGACGGCCCGCCGGGTCGGTGAGGAATACATCGTCAACGGGTCCAAGACCTGGATCAGCAATGCCCGCCGGTCGGATCTGGTCGCCCTGCTGTGCAAGACCGATCCGGCCGCGGAACCCGCGCATCGTGGGATCAGCATTCTGCTGGTGGAGAAGGGGCCCGGATTCACGGTGTCGCGGGATCTGCCCAAACTCGGCTACAAGGGTGTCGAGAGCTGTGAGCTGACCTTCGACGATATGCGGGTGCCCGCATCGGCGCTGCTCGGCGGGGTCGAGGGTGCGGGCTTCGCGCAGATGATGCGCGGTCTGGAGATCGGGCGGATTCAGGTGGCATCGCGCGCGCTCGGCGTTGGTCGGGCCGCGCTGGAGGATTCGATTCGCTATGCCCAGCAACGGGAAAGCTTCGGCAAACCCATCTGGCAGCACCAGTCCGTCGGCAACTATCTCGCGGATATGGCGACGAAACTGACCGCCGCGCGCCAGTTGGTGCAGTACGCGGCGCGCCGATACGACTCGGGCGAGCGCGCCGATATGGAGGCCGGTATGGCGAAACTGTTCGCCTCAGAGACCGCCATGGAGATCGCGCTCAATGCCGTGCGCGTGCACGGCGGCTATGGGTATTCCACCGAATTCGATGTGGAACGCTACTTCCGCGACGCGCCGCTGATGATCGTCGGTGAGGGCACCAACGAGATTCAGCGCGGTGTGATCGCCCGCCAGCTGATCAGCCGTAACCGGATCAACTGA
- a CDS encoding LysR family transcriptional regulator — MDFKQLKAMVTVAEVGSVTKAAELLHLVQPAVTRQIRMLEQELGVALFERTRQGMRPTEAGTVMVERARRALHELDRARAELRPAPGVVTGVVTVGLLESAADLLAEPLVSALAHDHPGIELRVLTGYSGHLQRWLDDGDLDLSLLYNLTSTPSLNVEPLARERLWVVAPPSAELHTDRPVTLAEVATHPMVMPAPGHALRALIDGASARTQVNFDVTVQTNSLRMQKLLVLGGHGWTILPGVGIADDVASGTLSAAPLCEPEVWRLIVLGIPRTGRVPAAAEVVAAELIRQVRTAVAEGRWPSARLVDRSETTAD; from the coding sequence ATGGACTTCAAGCAGTTGAAGGCCATGGTCACGGTGGCCGAGGTCGGCAGTGTCACCAAGGCCGCGGAGTTGCTGCACCTGGTCCAACCGGCGGTCACCCGGCAGATACGGATGCTCGAACAGGAACTCGGTGTCGCACTGTTCGAGCGCACCCGGCAGGGTATGCGCCCGACCGAGGCCGGGACGGTCATGGTCGAGCGGGCGCGGCGAGCCCTGCACGAACTGGATCGTGCCCGCGCCGAACTCCGCCCGGCACCCGGTGTCGTCACCGGGGTGGTCACCGTCGGCCTGCTGGAAAGCGCCGCCGACCTCTTGGCCGAACCGCTTGTTTCGGCGCTCGCCCACGATCACCCCGGCATCGAATTGCGCGTGCTCACCGGCTATTCCGGACATCTACAGCGCTGGCTCGACGACGGCGATCTGGATCTGAGCCTGCTGTACAACCTGACCAGCACACCGTCGCTCAATGTCGAACCGCTTGCACGGGAACGGCTCTGGGTGGTCGCACCCCCGAGCGCCGAGCTGCATACCGACCGTCCTGTCACCTTGGCCGAGGTCGCGACCCATCCGATGGTGATGCCCGCGCCGGGGCATGCGCTGCGCGCCCTCATCGACGGCGCCTCCGCGCGAACGCAAGTGAATTTCGACGTGACCGTCCAGACCAATTCACTGCGCATGCAGAAACTGCTGGTGCTCGGCGGGCACGGCTGGACGATCCTGCCCGGCGTCGGCATTGCCGACGATGTCGCCAGCGGAACGCTCAGCGCCGCACCGCTGTGCGAGCCGGAGGTCTGGCGACTGATCGTCCTCGGCATACCGCGCACCGGCCGCGTACCCGCTGCCGCCGAAGTCGTTGCGGCCGAACTCATCCGCCAGGTACGCACCGCTGTGGCGGAGGGGCGCTGGCCCTCGGCCCGACTCGTCGACCGCAGCGAAACCACGGCGGATTGA
- a CDS encoding aldehyde dehydrogenase, translating to MQQYPMFIDGQDHQPIGGEWFPTDNPYLGEPWARIAKGGTEDVDVAVQAAHRASTSGSWPELTASARGALLRRLGDTLAEHAHRLAELEVRDNGKLFAEMYGQLSYLSQWFYYYGGLADKIEGTVLPLDKKGYFAYTRQEPVGVVGIITPWNSPLMLLTWKLAPALAAGCTVVIKPSEFTSASTIELVRLFHAAGLPPGVINVVTGFGADVGTALVEHPLVRKITFTGSDFTGRGINEAAARDLKHVSLELGGKSPNIVFADADLDAAVNGVVSGIFAATGQTCIAGSRLLVQDSIHDEFVARVVELARTARMGDPMSENTQVGPITTPAQYTKVLDYLRIAEKEGATLALGGAPATRSECGNGWFIEPTIFTDVDNRMRIAQEEVFGPVLAVIPFRAEDDAVALANDVRFGLGAGVWTSDIGRALRMADRIRSGTVWVNTYRAVSFMAPFGGFKDSGIGRENGVDAVREYLETKTVWINSGAPVGNPFVIR from the coding sequence ATGCAGCAGTATCCGATGTTCATCGACGGGCAGGACCATCAGCCGATCGGCGGCGAGTGGTTCCCCACCGACAACCCGTATCTCGGCGAACCATGGGCCCGAATCGCCAAAGGCGGCACCGAGGATGTCGACGTCGCGGTGCAGGCCGCCCACCGGGCCTCGACCTCCGGCTCCTGGCCGGAACTCACCGCGAGCGCTCGCGGCGCACTGCTGCGCCGCCTCGGCGACACCCTCGCCGAGCATGCGCACCGACTGGCCGAGCTCGAGGTCCGCGACAACGGCAAACTATTCGCCGAGATGTATGGCCAGCTCAGCTATCTGTCCCAGTGGTTCTACTACTACGGCGGACTGGCCGACAAGATCGAGGGGACAGTCCTGCCGCTGGACAAGAAGGGCTACTTCGCCTACACGCGCCAAGAGCCCGTCGGTGTCGTCGGCATCATCACGCCGTGGAATTCACCGCTGATGCTACTGACCTGGAAGCTGGCCCCGGCCCTCGCCGCAGGCTGCACAGTGGTGATCAAACCGTCGGAATTCACCTCCGCCTCCACGATCGAGCTGGTCAGGCTGTTCCATGCCGCCGGATTGCCACCGGGCGTGATCAATGTGGTGACCGGCTTCGGCGCCGACGTCGGCACCGCCCTCGTCGAGCATCCGCTGGTCCGCAAGATCACCTTCACCGGATCCGATTTCACCGGGCGCGGAATCAACGAGGCCGCGGCTCGTGACCTCAAGCACGTGAGTCTCGAACTGGGCGGTAAATCCCCGAATATCGTATTCGCCGACGCCGATCTCGACGCCGCCGTCAACGGAGTCGTTTCCGGCATCTTCGCCGCCACCGGCCAGACCTGTATCGCCGGATCGCGACTGCTGGTCCAAGACAGCATTCACGACGAATTCGTCGCGCGCGTAGTGGAACTCGCGCGCACGGCCCGCATGGGCGACCCCATGTCCGAGAACACCCAGGTCGGCCCGATCACCACACCGGCGCAGTACACGAAGGTGCTGGACTACCTTCGGATCGCCGAAAAGGAAGGCGCCACACTGGCTTTGGGCGGAGCGCCCGCGACGCGCTCGGAATGCGGCAACGGCTGGTTCATCGAACCGACCATCTTCACCGACGTCGACAACCGGATGCGCATCGCGCAGGAGGAAGTCTTCGGACCGGTGCTCGCCGTCATTCCGTTTCGCGCCGAAGACGATGCCGTCGCCCTCGCCAACGATGTCCGCTTCGGCCTCGGTGCGGGCGTCTGGACCAGTGATATCGGCCGTGCACTACGCATGGCCGACCGCATTCGCTCCGGCACCGTATGGGTGAACACCTATCGCGCCGTCAGCTTCATGGCACCGTTCGGCGGATTCAAGGATTCCGGCATCGGCAGGGAAAACGGTGTCGACGCCGTCCGGGAATATCTCGAAACCAAGACGGTCTGGATCAATTCCGGTGCGCCCGTGGGAAATCCCTTCGTAATCCGCTGA
- a CDS encoding TOPRIM nucleotidyl transferase/hydrolase domain-containing protein translates to MFGRFLFRSCRTCVEGDTDKVVIEALAERCGMPLDAVGVSVLCMGADQSPWCDRVYPFARRADQ, encoded by the coding sequence ATTTTCGGAAGGTTTCTTTTCCGATCGTGTCGTACTTGTGTCGAGGGCGATACCGACAAAGTTGTAATCGAAGCCCTTGCTGAACGTTGCGGTATGCCACTTGACGCTGTGGGTGTATCGGTCCTGTGCATGGGAGCTGACCAATCTCCGTGGTGCGATCGGGTTTATCCTTTCGCCCGCCGAGCAGATCAATAA
- a CDS encoding DUF885 domain-containing protein, which produces MITPADTTKPGARRKWLASSLVTLLFLVTFVQACSSPSRPPPASAGSGDDAFHKLAAEFLEFTYKQDPSNATFLGIHKYDDLIADRSAAAVQAEANSIKSFQARFNDVDAEELSLEAQLDLEQTKQTLDGMLLRKEVIRPWAKDPDTYSSGITNDAFVMISRTFAPPEQRLRSLTARLKLMPNALAEARKNLDNPPRVYTEIAIDQLDGNRHFFAVDVPAAFADVKDPPLLAEFSSANDAVVAALDDYKEWLQSDLLNRSNGSFAYGPDIYRKVLAADEMITTPLPDLLSIAEADLKRNQQAFAEAARKIDPTKTPTDVLAEAAKDYPPASELLAVTQSNLDSLEQFVRDKQIIELPLAPPARVVETPPFLRATLTASMDIPGPFETVATEAYFTMTLPDPTWSQEKQDDFMTQWYRPMISNASVHEVWPGHYVQFLYAKDYPSDIRKVITAPSNSEGWAHYCEQMMLDEGLHADDPRYRLAQIQDALRRDVRFIVGIKLHTQGMTIEQAQDMFLKQAYEPEPVAESETKRGTSDATYGYYTMGKLMILKLRDDYKAKIGDKYSLKDFHDAYIKLGPLPLPLIRKAMLGDIGSPF; this is translated from the coding sequence ATGATCACACCCGCTGACACAACGAAGCCTGGTGCCCGCCGGAAATGGCTGGCTTCGTCGCTCGTAACACTGCTGTTCCTGGTGACGTTCGTACAGGCATGCAGTAGTCCAAGTCGCCCGCCTCCCGCATCCGCGGGTTCCGGCGATGACGCCTTCCACAAGCTCGCGGCAGAGTTTCTCGAATTCACTTACAAACAAGATCCATCGAATGCGACTTTCCTCGGCATCCATAAATACGACGATCTGATTGCGGACCGGTCAGCGGCGGCGGTGCAGGCCGAAGCCAATTCGATCAAGTCGTTCCAGGCGCGGTTCAATGACGTTGATGCCGAAGAACTTTCACTCGAAGCACAGCTCGACCTCGAACAGACCAAGCAGACGCTCGACGGAATGCTGTTGCGCAAAGAGGTCATCCGCCCCTGGGCGAAGGATCCCGACACCTACAGCAGCGGTATCACCAACGACGCCTTTGTGATGATCTCGCGCACGTTCGCGCCGCCCGAGCAACGGCTGAGGTCACTCACCGCCCGCCTGAAGTTGATGCCGAATGCCCTCGCCGAGGCCCGCAAGAACCTCGACAATCCACCACGTGTCTACACCGAGATCGCCATCGACCAACTCGACGGCAACCGCCACTTCTTCGCGGTGGATGTGCCTGCGGCGTTCGCCGACGTGAAAGACCCACCGCTGCTGGCCGAGTTCAGCTCTGCCAACGACGCGGTGGTCGCCGCACTCGATGACTATAAGGAATGGCTGCAGAGCGATCTGCTGAACCGGTCCAACGGCTCGTTCGCGTACGGCCCGGACATCTATCGGAAGGTGCTCGCCGCCGACGAGATGATCACCACCCCGCTGCCCGACTTGCTGTCCATCGCGGAGGCGGACCTCAAGCGCAACCAGCAGGCGTTTGCCGAGGCTGCTCGAAAGATCGACCCAACAAAGACGCCAACAGACGTGCTCGCGGAGGCGGCGAAGGACTACCCACCAGCGTCGGAGTTATTGGCAGTGACACAGAGCAACCTCGACAGCCTGGAGCAGTTCGTCCGCGACAAGCAGATCATCGAGCTTCCGCTGGCTCCACCGGCACGAGTGGTGGAGACCCCACCCTTCCTGCGCGCGACGCTTACGGCGTCGATGGACATACCCGGCCCGTTCGAGACCGTCGCCACCGAGGCCTACTTCACCATGACACTGCCTGATCCGACATGGTCACAAGAGAAGCAGGACGACTTCATGACGCAGTGGTACCGGCCCATGATCAGCAACGCGTCCGTACACGAGGTGTGGCCAGGACACTATGTGCAATTCCTCTACGCGAAAGACTATCCGTCCGATATTCGCAAAGTCATTACGGCGCCAAGTAATTCCGAGGGCTGGGCGCACTACTGCGAGCAGATGATGCTCGACGAGGGCCTGCACGCCGACGATCCGCGCTACCGGCTGGCGCAAATCCAGGATGCCCTACGCCGTGACGTCCGCTTCATTGTCGGCATCAAACTGCATACGCAGGGCATGACGATCGAGCAGGCGCAGGACATGTTCTTGAAGCAGGCATATGAACCCGAACCGGTCGCAGAGTCAGAGACCAAGCGTGGAACCTCTGACGCCACATACGGCTACTACACGATGGGCAAGTTGATGATCCTGAAGCTGCGTGACGACTACAAGGCCAAGATAGGCGACAAGTATTCATTGAAGGATTTCCACGACGCGTACATCAAACTCGGGCCGCTTCCGTTGCCGCTCATCCGCAAAGCAATGCTCGGAGATATCGGCAGTCCGTTCTAG